A genomic stretch from Flavobacterium nitratireducens includes:
- a CDS encoding SIR2 family NAD-dependent protein deacylase produces the protein MKKKLVILTGAGISAESGIKTFRDSDGLWEGHDVMEVASPEGWQKNPELVLDFYNQRRRQLNDVKPNLGHRELAQLQIHFDVHIITQNVDDLHERAGSKKVLHLHGELRKVRSTKNPKYILDWEGDLNLGNVDSFNHQLRPHIVWFGEAVPAFEEAIAITEGADYFAVIGTSLQVYPAAGLLDYVSAKTPIFYIDPNPIAIPNLRNSLKTIPMVASEGVPLLKNQLLAQFQ, from the coding sequence ATGAAGAAAAAGTTAGTAATACTTACCGGAGCAGGAATCAGTGCCGAAAGTGGCATTAAAACTTTCAGAGATAGCGATGGGCTCTGGGAAGGACATGATGTTATGGAAGTAGCTTCGCCAGAAGGATGGCAAAAAAATCCCGAATTGGTTCTGGATTTTTACAATCAGCGCAGACGCCAACTTAATGATGTCAAACCCAATTTAGGACATCGCGAACTAGCGCAACTTCAAATTCATTTTGACGTACATATCATTACTCAAAATGTAGATGATTTGCACGAACGTGCAGGAAGTAAAAAAGTACTGCATTTGCATGGTGAACTTCGAAAAGTGAGAAGCACCAAAAATCCAAAATACATTTTAGACTGGGAGGGCGATCTGAATTTAGGCAATGTAGACAGCTTCAATCATCAGTTACGCCCCCATATTGTTTGGTTTGGTGAGGCTGTTCCTGCTTTTGAAGAAGCCATAGCGATTACGGAAGGGGCAGATTATTTTGCTGTTATTGGAACCTCTTTGCAGGTTTATCCTGCAGCAGGACTGCTAGATTATGTTTCAGCCAAAACCCCTATTTTTTATATAGACCCCAATCCCATTGCAATTCCTAACTTAAGAAATTCACTAAAAACAATTCCGATGGTAGCCTCGGAAGGTGTTCCGCTTTTAAAAAACCAATTATTAGCGCAATTCCAATAA
- a CDS encoding GNAT family N-acetyltransferase, whose protein sequence is MDAIEIKKVTVTEIEQLQKIGTQTFLETFAEMNSEENMKQYLEDKFSINKLTSELSNPNSEFYFAILNKEPLGYLKVNFAKAQTELKDENGLEIERIYVLKEFHGAKIGQLLYNQALQIAKIHNLNYLWLGVWEENHRALNFYKKNGFIEFDKHLFKLGNDEQTDLLMKLILK, encoded by the coding sequence ATGGATGCGATAGAAATAAAAAAAGTAACAGTTACCGAAATAGAGCAACTACAAAAAATAGGGACACAAACATTTCTAGAAACTTTTGCCGAAATGAATTCTGAAGAAAACATGAAACAATATTTAGAAGATAAATTTTCTATTAATAAGCTTACTTCTGAATTATCAAATCCAAATTCTGAATTTTACTTTGCCATTCTTAACAAGGAACCTCTTGGATATCTAAAAGTAAATTTTGCTAAAGCACAAACTGAACTTAAAGACGAAAATGGTCTGGAAATAGAACGCATCTATGTTTTAAAAGAATTTCACGGTGCTAAAATTGGCCAGTTATTATACAATCAGGCATTACAAATAGCTAAAATTCACAACTTAAATTATCTTTGGTTAGGCGTTTGGGAAGAAAATCACAGAGCCTTAAATTTTTATAAAAAGAATGGTTTTATTGAATTTGACAAACATCTTTTTAAATTAGGCAATGATGAACAAACCGATTTACTGATGAAATTAATCTTAAAATAA
- a CDS encoding TrmH family RNA methyltransferase produces MIDLDYLAYLETIITDHRKERFLEVLENRTKHFTVAVEDVYQLHNTSAVMRSCEVFGIQELNVIEQRFGKRIDTQIAMGAQKWVDIIRHDSVKGCITSLKEKGYQIIATTPHEQDCTLEKFDISKPSAIFFGTEKEGLSEEVMQNADGFLKIPMVGFTESLNISVSAAIIIQDLTNRLRRSDIDWKLTEEEILQKRLDWSRNSIRNIKGIEARYYDENPRE; encoded by the coding sequence ATGATTGATTTAGATTACCTCGCTTACCTTGAAACCATAATAACTGACCATCGTAAAGAACGCTTTCTGGAAGTTTTAGAAAACCGAACCAAGCATTTTACTGTTGCGGTAGAAGATGTGTATCAGTTGCATAATACCTCTGCAGTAATGCGTAGTTGCGAGGTTTTTGGAATCCAGGAATTGAATGTAATCGAGCAGCGTTTTGGAAAACGAATTGATACTCAAATTGCTATGGGGGCTCAAAAATGGGTAGATATCATCCGTCATGATTCGGTAAAGGGCTGTATCACTTCTTTAAAAGAGAAAGGCTACCAAATTATCGCTACCACACCGCATGAACAAGATTGTACGCTGGAAAAATTTGATATCAGCAAACCAAGCGCAATCTTTTTTGGAACAGAAAAAGAAGGTCTTTCGGAAGAAGTGATGCAAAATGCGGATGGTTTTTTAAAAATTCCAATGGTAGGTTTTACTGAAAGTTTGAATATTTCAGTTTCGGCAGCTATTATTATTCAGGATTTAACTAATAGACTACGACGTTCGGATATCGATTGGAAATTGACCGAAGAGGAGATTTTACAAAAGCGTTTGGATTGGTCCCGAAATTCGATTCGAAATATCAAAGGAATTGAAGCGAGGTATTATGATGAGAATCCTAGAGAATAG
- a CDS encoding PepSY-associated TM helix domain-containing protein: MVKNLNNEQEKQQKERLQISQKNQTAYVPMAQNHWNHYHYPGYFMDIIRFDASFYGSFFKPEIAHEKLEIQNVKPTDLGLSLQEVLNQNNIKQFRNFRIVTFNNTTYYQVKNSIGDLHYFNASNGKELENGDLIYAEYLSRYFLDDQKNAVKKSELITEFDRQYKYVNRYLPVYKLSFDRPDGMEIYVETSSSKLATFNPTSRQFFIWFFDTFHNWSFIDAISNNSIRIITMIFLLSIIGFSAISGILIYGFLWKQFKKADSLQPKKGIRKYHRQIGIWISLFTLTFAFSGAYHATTKWDPYTLSQMVYEPTFKTSDITLANTKLNIDWNRFQNASLIAFNDSIYYRCQLEEKTKSKFKKPKFDSNSKWNKMDAPKTEVVYINATTNKIAPNLDFQYADFLAYYFTDGAPKAPCCEMMNPEIPEEAETSLENVKLVESKLITDFESREYGFVNKRLPVVKLAYDTPEKTTYFIETSSSRLAAKVKSSDMLEGYSFAIFHKFLFMDWAGKNIRDLSMVLAALCILIVSVLGLIMFIKK, translated from the coding sequence ATGGTTAAAAACCTCAACAATGAGCAAGAAAAACAACAAAAAGAAAGACTCCAAATTAGTCAAAAAAATCAAACAGCATATGTACCAATGGCACAGAATCATTGGAATCATTACCATTATCCCGGTTATTTTATGGACATTATCAGGTTTGATGCATCCTTTTATGGCTCATTTTTTAAACCTGAAATTGCCCATGAAAAACTGGAAATCCAAAACGTAAAACCAACAGATTTAGGATTATCCCTTCAGGAAGTGTTAAACCAAAACAACATAAAACAATTTAGAAACTTCCGAATTGTTACTTTCAATAATACCACGTATTACCAAGTCAAAAATAGCATTGGTGATTTGCATTATTTTAATGCTTCGAATGGAAAAGAACTTGAAAACGGAGACCTTATCTATGCAGAATACTTATCCCGCTATTTTCTGGATGATCAAAAAAATGCCGTAAAAAAGAGCGAACTCATCACCGAATTTGACCGTCAATACAAATATGTGAACCGTTATTTACCGGTTTACAAACTGAGTTTTGACCGTCCAGACGGGATGGAAATCTATGTTGAAACATCCTCCAGTAAGTTGGCTACTTTTAATCCTACTTCCAGACAATTTTTCATCTGGTTCTTTGATACCTTTCACAACTGGTCGTTTATAGATGCTATTAGCAACAACAGCATTCGTATCATTACGATGATTTTCTTGTTGTCCATCATTGGATTTTCAGCCATTAGTGGAATCCTAATTTATGGCTTTTTGTGGAAACAATTCAAAAAAGCCGATAGCTTGCAACCTAAAAAAGGAATTCGAAAATACCACCGTCAAATCGGAATTTGGATTTCCTTATTTACGCTGACTTTTGCTTTTAGCGGAGCTTATCACGCCACAACCAAATGGGATCCGTATACGCTTTCGCAAATGGTATACGAGCCTACTTTTAAAACTTCGGATATTACTCTAGCAAATACAAAACTGAATATCGACTGGAACCGTTTTCAAAATGCGAGTTTAATTGCTTTCAATGATAGTATTTATTACCGTTGCCAATTAGAAGAAAAAACGAAAAGCAAATTCAAAAAACCAAAGTTCGATTCCAATTCGAAATGGAACAAAATGGACGCTCCAAAAACGGAAGTAGTTTATATTAACGCAACAACGAACAAAATTGCTCCAAATTTAGATTTCCAATACGCCGATTTTTTGGCCTATTATTTTACCGATGGCGCTCCAAAAGCCCCTTGTTGCGAAATGATGAATCCTGAAATTCCAGAAGAAGCCGAAACTTCATTAGAAAACGTAAAATTAGTAGAATCGAAACTAATAACTGATTTTGAAAGCAGAGAATATGGGTTTGTAAACAAGCGTTTACCTGTTGTAAAATTAGCGTATGACACTCCTGAAAAAACCACTTATTTCATAGAAACGTCCTCTTCACGACTGGCTGCCAAAGTGAAAAGTTCAGATATGCTTGAAGGTTATTCTTTTGCCATATTCCACAAATTCCTTTTTATGGATTGGGCCGGAAAAAATATCCGCGATTTATCGATGGTTCTGGCTGCACTTTGTATTTTAATTGTAAGCGTGTTGGGATTAATCATGTTTATAAAGAAATAG
- a CDS encoding TonB-dependent receptor translates to MKNIFLALFAISQFAVAQNKSKIDTTNVEKLDDVFITANRTETKRRETPVAISKLSAKTINETKAVAAYEIINKTPGVLMVNLGNEQNMMAIRQPMTTNAYYLYLEDGLPIRPLGIFNHNALLEINQFNLESIEVVKGPVSSLYGPEAVGGTVNLISQKPSFYPTFKFGLQADQWGYKRIQAAAGATLGKIGFHIAGISSLQENSWMTYSDYNKDNLNIRVDYNINDKTRLISNTMIGKYYSDMSGGVNETDFYNRSYKSTSDFTYRKSDALRTRLTLEHDWNPNANSYVTVYLRDNKLGQNPSYGIRWSATKNPTTATGEINSNNFKSYGVIGQHTQKFNFWNTTMVSGALYDYSPVTYWSYLINLKATLNPGTPGQQTVNKYEIVAEQPETKLANYTANIYNTAIFKQFSFSPIEELTFNVGARYDAMKINYENALDLSTGNKNYNKFTFKTGVNYNPIKNAGFYGNYSQGFSPPNITSIFRAKSGTGGSTGVPAAFYYNLKPATFENYELGGWMNLISNKLTLDYAFYYMDGKNELLSVRLEDSSTDYRSAGKTNHKGIELGFNFRPNTQWNIRMGGTVAKHRYIDFQLSDNSADALQNLGGYEMPQAPRWSGNSEVSYYPNWLPNFRTAIEWQSVGSYYQNQINTAKYKGYDIFNTRFGYKYHNIEIYGNIMNLTDKLYAYNLSRGNTANAQTTYVAAAPRTFLVGIQYSLCLKK, encoded by the coding sequence ATGAAAAATATATTCTTGGCTTTATTTGCTATAAGCCAATTTGCTGTTGCGCAAAACAAAAGCAAAATCGATACTACAAATGTTGAAAAATTAGACGACGTTTTTATTACGGCCAATCGTACAGAAACTAAACGCAGAGAAACTCCTGTTGCCATTAGTAAACTATCCGCTAAAACTATCAACGAAACCAAAGCGGTTGCGGCTTACGAAATCATCAATAAAACGCCTGGAGTTTTAATGGTAAATTTAGGCAACGAACAAAACATGATGGCAATTCGCCAGCCCATGACTACCAATGCCTATTATTTGTATTTGGAAGACGGTTTGCCAATTCGTCCTTTGGGAATTTTTAATCACAATGCCTTATTAGAAATCAACCAATTCAATTTGGAAAGTATTGAAGTCGTAAAAGGGCCTGTTTCTTCTTTATACGGACCAGAAGCGGTAGGCGGAACAGTCAATTTGATTTCGCAAAAACCTTCTTTTTATCCTACGTTTAAATTTGGCCTTCAAGCCGACCAATGGGGCTATAAAAGAATTCAGGCTGCCGCTGGAGCTACTCTGGGTAAAATTGGGTTTCACATTGCTGGAATTTCAAGTCTTCAGGAGAATTCTTGGATGACCTATTCTGATTATAACAAAGACAATCTAAACATCAGAGTCGATTACAACATCAACGACAAAACCCGTTTGATTAGTAACACCATGATTGGAAAATACTATTCGGATATGAGTGGTGGTGTCAATGAAACCGATTTTTACAACAGAAGCTATAAAAGCACTTCTGATTTTACCTATCGAAAATCGGATGCTTTACGTACGAGATTAACCTTAGAACACGATTGGAATCCCAATGCGAATTCATATGTAACCGTTTACCTCCGTGATAATAAATTAGGTCAGAATCCTTCTTATGGAATCCGATGGAGCGCTACCAAAAACCCAACTACAGCAACGGGTGAAATAAATTCGAATAACTTTAAAAGTTATGGTGTTATAGGGCAACACACTCAAAAATTCAATTTTTGGAACACAACCATGGTCAGTGGCGCCTTATACGATTATTCGCCAGTAACATATTGGTCGTATTTAATCAATCTGAAAGCAACTTTAAATCCAGGAACGCCAGGTCAACAAACGGTAAATAAGTACGAAATTGTAGCGGAACAGCCTGAAACCAAACTAGCCAATTACACAGCCAATATCTACAATACGGCCATTTTTAAACAATTTAGCTTTAGCCCAATTGAAGAATTGACTTTTAACGTAGGAGCTCGTTATGATGCGATGAAGATCAATTACGAAAACGCCTTAGACCTTTCGACAGGAAATAAAAACTACAATAAATTCACTTTTAAAACGGGAGTAAATTACAACCCAATCAAGAATGCTGGTTTTTACGGCAACTATTCACAGGGATTTTCGCCTCCTAATATCACTTCTATTTTCAGAGCCAAATCGGGTACTGGTGGCAGTACAGGAGTTCCTGCTGCGTTTTATTACAATTTAAAACCAGCCACTTTTGAAAATTACGAATTAGGCGGATGGATGAATTTAATAAGCAACAAACTTACTCTTGACTACGCTTTTTATTATATGGATGGCAAAAACGAATTGCTAAGTGTTCGCTTGGAAGACAGCTCCACCGATTATCGCTCTGCAGGGAAAACGAACCATAAAGGAATTGAATTGGGTTTCAATTTCCGTCCAAATACGCAATGGAATATCCGCATGGGCGGAACTGTAGCCAAACACCGTTATATTGATTTCCAACTTTCGGACAACTCTGCTGATGCTTTGCAAAATTTAGGAGGTTATGAAATGCCTCAGGCTCCCAGATGGAGTGGAAATTCCGAAGTGAGTTATTACCCAAATTGGTTACCCAATTTCAGAACTGCTATCGAATGGCAATCGGTAGGAAGTTATTACCAAAACCAAATCAACACGGCTAAATACAAAGGTTATGATATTTTTAATACTCGTTTTGGTTACAAATACCACAATATCGAAATCTACGGAAATATAATGAATCTAACGGATAAATTGTATGCGTATAATTTATCGAGAGGAAATACAGCCAATGCACAAACTACCTATGTTGCCGCAGCTCCAAGGACTTTTTTAGTCGGAATTCAATACAGCCTTTGCCTAAAAAAATAA
- a CDS encoding outer membrane beta-barrel protein has protein sequence MKKFLLAFCLLFITKSISQNYRFSTDASFQNPSSHNFISDNSNGVIDLGIKYRVLNSKKTKFGISFNAGILKSNRDRNNVAGNFKITSYQLQPKIFTELNFSHFTPFVGVGYTSMLFKSSTDDRKIYAYNRDGFSLNNTQSGIDLKIGIGTDF, from the coding sequence ATGAAAAAATTTCTTTTAGCCTTTTGTTTATTATTCATAACTAAATCCATTTCTCAAAACTACAGATTCAGCACTGATGCGAGCTTTCAAAATCCATCTAGCCACAATTTCATCTCAGACAATTCTAATGGCGTAATTGATTTAGGAATAAAATACCGAGTTCTCAATTCAAAAAAAACTAAGTTTGGAATTTCATTCAATGCAGGAATATTGAAGTCAAATAGAGATCGGAATAATGTTGCTGGAAATTTTAAAATTACTTCCTATCAACTACAACCTAAAATATTTACAGAACTTAATTTTTCACATTTCACTCCATTTGTTGGAGTTGGCTATACTTCAATGCTTTTTAAATCTTCTACCGATGATCGTAAAATTTATGCATACAATCGGGATGGTTTTAGTCTTAACAATACCCAAAGTGGAATAGACCTAAAAATTGGTATTGGTACTGATTTTTAA
- the secA gene encoding preprotein translocase subunit SecA: MSFINSIIKIFVGDKSEKDVKSLQPYLNKIKTFENNLISLSNDELRARTIFFKEKITESRAAIDAKIATLKTEVEGIEDIDKREDIYIEIDNLEKEAYAVSEKTLMEILPEAFAVVKETARRFKENEEITVTATARDREFSGSKSYVRIEGDKAIWLNKWNAAGKDITWDMIHYDVQLIGGMVLHQGKVAEMQTGEGKTLVATLPLYLNALTGNGVHLVTVNDYLAKRDSAWKAPLFEFHGMTVDCIDNHQPNSEGRKKAYDADITYGTNNEFGFDYLRDNMAHSPSDLVQRKHNFAIVDEVDSVLIDDARTPLIISGPVPQGDRHEFLELKPKIETLVGLQRQLATGFLTEAKKLIKEGNTKDGGFMLLRAYRSLPKNKALIKFLSEEGIKQLLQKTENQYMQDNNREMPKVDEALYFVIEEKNNQVELTDNGIKFLSGDTDADFFVLPDIGTEIANIEKQKLEKDAEAEAKERLFQDFSVKSERIHTLTQLLKAYTLFEKDVEYVIMDNKILIVDEQTGRIMDGRRYSDGLHQAIEAKENVKIEAATQTFATVTLQNYFRMYNKLGGMTGTAVTEAGELWEIYKLDVVEIPTNRPIARHDKEDFIYKTTREKFNAVIEDVTELSKAGRPVLIGTTSVEISELLSRMLKMRGITHNVLNAKMHKQEAQIVEEAGKAGVVTIATNMAGRGTDIKLSPEVKAAGGLAIVGTERHDSRRVDRQLRGRAGRQGDPGSSQFYVSLEDNLMRLFGSERVAKVMDRMGLEEGEVIQHSMMTKSIERAQKKVEENNFGVRKRLLEYDDVMNAQREVVYKRRRHALFGERLKLDIANMLYDTCELFVQNTKAASDFKTFEFDLIRYFSITSPVTEAEFAKLNEIELTGKVYKEALKYYNEKCERSAREAFPIVKNIFEDPNNQFERIVVPFTDGVKTLSVVTDLKKAYETEGRQLVADFEKNITLAIVDEAWKKHLRKMDELKQSVQLAVHEQKDPLLIYKFEAFNLFNSMLNGINKEVISFLFKGDLPQQSAPEIEEAREVARPKEKLQLTKDEMPNSESMNHEVGETQQRQVTETIVREMPKINRNDTVTVQQIATGKTESMKYKKAEALLATGEWVIVNE; this comes from the coding sequence ATGAGTTTCATAAATAGCATTATCAAAATTTTTGTAGGCGATAAATCCGAGAAAGACGTTAAGTCTTTACAACCCTACTTAAATAAAATTAAAACTTTTGAAAACAACTTAATCAGTTTATCAAATGATGAATTAAGAGCACGCACTATATTCTTCAAAGAAAAAATCACAGAATCCCGCGCTGCTATTGATGCTAAAATTGCAACTCTTAAAACAGAAGTTGAAGGTATCGAAGATATCGACAAAAGAGAAGACATTTACATTGAAATTGATAACTTAGAAAAAGAAGCTTATGCTGTTTCTGAGAAAACCTTAATGGAAATTCTTCCTGAAGCCTTTGCCGTTGTAAAAGAAACTGCAAGACGTTTTAAAGAAAACGAAGAAATAACCGTTACTGCTACGGCTAGAGACCGTGAATTTTCAGGCTCAAAAAGCTACGTACGTATTGAAGGAGATAAAGCCATTTGGTTAAACAAATGGAACGCTGCCGGTAAAGACATTACTTGGGATATGATTCACTACGACGTACAGTTAATTGGTGGTATGGTATTGCACCAAGGTAAGGTTGCCGAAATGCAAACAGGGGAAGGAAAAACCTTAGTAGCTACCCTTCCATTATACTTAAATGCTTTAACTGGAAACGGAGTACACTTAGTAACCGTGAACGACTACTTAGCAAAACGTGATAGCGCTTGGAAAGCACCTTTATTCGAATTCCACGGAATGACTGTTGACTGTATCGACAATCACCAACCGAATTCAGAAGGTAGAAAGAAAGCCTATGATGCTGATATTACTTATGGAACCAACAACGAATTTGGTTTTGACTACCTAAGAGACAACATGGCACATTCGCCATCAGACTTGGTACAAAGAAAACACAACTTTGCGATTGTCGATGAGGTGGATTCGGTATTAATTGATGATGCGAGAACGCCATTAATTATTTCTGGACCAGTTCCTCAGGGAGACCGTCACGAATTCCTAGAATTGAAACCAAAAATCGAAACATTAGTTGGTTTACAACGTCAGTTGGCAACAGGATTCTTAACTGAGGCTAAAAAATTAATCAAAGAAGGAAACACTAAAGATGGTGGTTTCATGCTTTTAAGAGCTTACAGAAGTTTACCTAAAAACAAAGCTTTAATTAAGTTTTTAAGTGAAGAAGGAATCAAACAATTGCTTCAAAAAACGGAAAACCAATACATGCAAGACAACAACCGCGAAATGCCAAAGGTTGACGAAGCATTGTATTTTGTAATCGAAGAAAAAAACAATCAAGTAGAATTGACCGATAACGGAATCAAATTCCTTTCTGGAGATACCGATGCTGATTTCTTCGTTTTACCAGATATCGGAACAGAGATTGCCAACATCGAGAAACAAAAATTAGAAAAAGATGCGGAAGCGGAAGCAAAAGAAAGATTGTTTCAAGATTTCAGCGTAAAAAGCGAACGTATCCACACGTTAACGCAACTTTTAAAAGCCTATACCCTATTCGAAAAAGACGTAGAATATGTGATCATGGACAACAAAATTTTGATTGTCGATGAGCAAACAGGTCGTATCATGGATGGACGTCGTTATTCTGACGGATTACATCAGGCGATTGAAGCTAAAGAAAACGTAAAAATCGAGGCGGCTACGCAAACTTTTGCAACGGTAACTTTGCAAAACTACTTCAGAATGTACAACAAACTGGGCGGAATGACTGGTACTGCTGTAACTGAAGCTGGTGAGCTTTGGGAAATCTACAAATTAGACGTGGTAGAAATCCCAACAAACCGTCCAATTGCAAGACATGACAAAGAAGATTTCATCTACAAAACAACTCGCGAAAAATTCAACGCTGTAATCGAAGATGTAACCGAATTATCTAAAGCAGGTCGTCCTGTATTGATTGGTACAACATCAGTTGAAATCTCTGAATTATTAAGCCGTATGCTTAAGATGAGAGGTATCACTCACAACGTATTGAATGCCAAAATGCACAAGCAAGAGGCACAAATCGTTGAGGAAGCAGGAAAAGCCGGAGTAGTAACTATCGCTACTAACATGGCTGGTCGTGGTACCGATATTAAATTATCACCAGAAGTAAAAGCAGCTGGAGGTTTAGCCATCGTAGGTACGGAGCGTCATGATTCGCGTCGTGTTGACCGTCAGTTGCGTGGTCGTGCGGGTCGTCAAGGAGATCCGGGAAGTTCTCAATTCTATGTTTCTCTTGAGGATAACTTGATGCGTTTATTTGGTTCTGAAAGAGTAGCCAAAGTAATGGACCGTATGGGATTAGAAGAAGGCGAAGTAATTCAGCATTCTATGATGACTAAGTCTATTGAGCGTGCGCAGAAAAAAGTAGAAGAAAACAACTTTGGTGTTCGTAAACGTTTATTAGAATATGATGATGTAATGAACGCACAACGTGAAGTAGTGTACAAACGCCGTCGTCATGCCTTATTTGGTGAGCGTTTAAAACTGGATATCGCAAATATGTTATATGACACCTGCGAATTATTCGTTCAAAACACAAAAGCAGCTAGCGATTTCAAAACATTCGAATTCGACTTAATTCGTTATTTCTCTATCACTTCACCAGTAACTGAGGCTGAATTTGCTAAACTAAACGAAATCGAGTTAACCGGTAAAGTATACAAAGAAGCTTTAAAATACTACAACGAAAAATGCGAACGTAGTGCCAGAGAAGCATTCCCAATTGTAAAAAACATTTTCGAAGATCCAAACAACCAGTTTGAGCGTATCGTAGTACCATTTACCGATGGTGTAAAAACCTTGAGCGTTGTAACCGATTTAAAGAAAGCCTACGAAACTGAAGGAAGACAATTAGTAGCTGATTTTGAGAAAAACATCACTTTGGCAATTGTTGACGAAGCTTGGAAAAAACACTTACGCAAAATGGACGAATTGAAACAATCAGTTCAATTAGCCGTTCACGAGCAAAAAGATCCATTGCTTATCTATAAATTTGAAGCCTTCAACTTATTCAACAGCATGTTGAACGGAATCAACAAAGAAGTAATTTCATTCTTATTCAAAGGAGATTTACCACAGCAATCGGCTCCGGAAATTGAAGAAGCAAGAGAAGTAGCTCGTCCTAAAGAAAAATTACAATTAACTAAAGACGAAATGCCAAATAGCGAAAGTATGAACCACGAAGTTGGAGAGACTCAGCAACGTCAGGTAACGGAAACTATCGTAAGAGAGATGCCAAAAATCAATCGCAACGACACTGTTACCGTACAACAAATCGCTACCGGAAAAACCGAATCTATGAAATACAAAAAAGCAGAAGCTTTATTAGCAACTGGAGAATGGGTTATTGTGAATGAGTAA
- a CDS encoding DUF2795 domain-containing protein has product MYWTLELASYLSDAPWPANKDELIDYAIRAGAPLEVVENLQSIEDEGEIYESMEEIWPDYPTDEDYLWNEDEY; this is encoded by the coding sequence ATGTATTGGACATTAGAATTAGCATCCTATCTTAGTGATGCACCATGGCCTGCTAACAAAGACGAACTTATTGATTACGCTATACGTGCAGGAGCTCCATTAGAGGTAGTAGAGAACCTACAATCTATTGAAGATGAAGGCGAAATATATGAGTCAATGGAAGAAATTTGGCCAGACTATCCTACAGACGAAGATTACCTTTGGAACGAGGATGAATATTAA
- a CDS encoding cob(I)yrinic acid a,c-diamide adenosyltransferase, which translates to MKIYTKTGDKGSTSLFGGTRVPKDHIRIESYGTVDELNSYIGLIRDQDIDAHYKDILIEIQDRLFTVGALLATPEDKAILKNGSARLQNLGIVDSDIEFLEKEIDLMESKLPPMTHFVLPGGHPTVSHCHIARCICRRAERLTVHLSHNESIPEITISYLNRLSDYLFVLARKLSLDLNAEEVKWIPRK; encoded by the coding sequence ATGAAAATATACACCAAAACAGGCGACAAAGGTAGTACTTCCTTATTTGGAGGGACTCGTGTGCCAAAAGACCATATCCGCATTGAAAGTTATGGAACGGTCGATGAACTCAATTCCTACATTGGCTTGATTCGTGATCAAGATATCGATGCGCATTACAAAGACATATTGATCGAAATTCAGGATAGGCTATTTACTGTGGGTGCTTTATTAGCCACACCTGAGGATAAAGCTATTTTAAAAAATGGTAGCGCACGATTGCAAAATTTAGGTATTGTCGATTCGGATATTGAATTTTTAGAAAAAGAAATCGACCTAATGGAAAGCAAATTGCCTCCAATGACTCATTTTGTTCTTCCAGGCGGACATCCTACCGTGTCACATTGTCATATTGCACGCTGTATTTGTCGCCGTGCCGAGCGTTTAACCGTTCATTTAAGTCATAATGAGAGCATTCCTGAGATAACAATCAGCTATTTAAACCGACTTTCTGACTATCTTTTTGTGTTGGCACGAAAGTTGTCGCTTGATTTAAACGCCGAGGAAGTCAAGTGGATTCCAAGGAAATAG